A region from the Flavobacterium enshiense genome encodes:
- a CDS encoding SusC/RagA family TonB-linked outer membrane protein: MRSKFKWIFALLLAFSMQFSFAQEKTITGTVTEGGLPLPGVSVVVKGTTRGTQTDMDGNYSIKAKTGEVLVFTFIGMKESTMTVGSSNKMNVAMAAESTTLENVVVTAVGIKKRVDEITSSSQQVKAKELTQAANPNVVQSLAGKVAGLQINTTNTGVNSTTRIVLRGNRSITGNNQALVVIDNVISTAGVLQSIAPDIIESTNILKGAQGAALYGEQGVNGVIIVTTKKGAKSGKLNVAVNSAIDFEEVAYVPQRQRRYGQGWNGQHVTYENGGWGAEFDGMIRSVGMQQADGSYIMAPYSSIKDNIKEFFETGTIMQNGVSISGGTLEDGYALMSANNQKTEFVVDGDELNRSTFSFKGGRKFGKWTVEGNVIYVTQRTETTSSGLFTDLLQTASNIPVERFEHSGNAGHWTSYYNNPYWLRDNVRNTNRSDFWTGIATLNYEFNKNINVNYVANVQTTAANSMSHTNGYVDQIQVGGGNQTIVSTFDSANSNSRRYYGDLLINFDYMLTEDLSLRANIGNNIQDVYTQSTSVGGDNLTIPGLYNISNVTGEVRRGNGFSRQRRFAFFGNVDLGYKDFLNLNVTARNDWNSTMTETEKDNYFYPSVGVSFIPTKLDVLNNNSVLNYAKLYGNYIVVGNTSAVDAYGTNDLYGPSTGYPFGALNSFTYTQTPIANDIKPEFMKTFEIGGNFGFLKDRITLEAAYFNTKTDDLITRRSVSAASGISSVLTNVGEMTTDGFEIELGFAPIRNENFAWENRISYSHSKSVVDKAAPDAKSIALFNDSGNGVGIFAEEGEEFPLIKGIAYERDGQGRVKIDPTTGNPIKTGDYKILGKATPDYIINYNGSVEYKGIRLSAVMDYRTGHQFWSGTKDWLSWSGHLVESAEGGRTGFIFPNSVTDLDKDGVYDDPNNTVVTGGNTYTSYLNYFSNEYSNTPENMVLDATAFKIRELALSYALPTKMIERAGLTSLRFGVNARNPLTVLPKENRGYSDPEQSRTSGNDQGIAVTGQYPATRTFGFNVNLTF, from the coding sequence ATGAGATCGAAGTTTAAATGGATTTTTGCGCTATTGCTGGCGTTTTCAATGCAGTTTTCCTTCGCACAGGAGAAAACTATCACTGGTACAGTAACCGAAGGAGGGTTGCCGTTGCCAGGTGTAAGCGTTGTTGTTAAAGGTACAACTCGCGGAACACAAACTGACATGGATGGTAATTATTCCATCAAGGCTAAAACTGGCGAAGTTTTAGTGTTTACTTTCATTGGTATGAAAGAATCTACGATGACAGTTGGGTCATCAAACAAAATGAATGTTGCTATGGCTGCAGAGTCTACAACATTAGAGAATGTTGTTGTTACTGCTGTTGGTATTAAAAAGAGAGTAGATGAAATTACTTCGTCTTCTCAGCAGGTAAAAGCAAAAGAGTTAACTCAGGCGGCTAACCCGAACGTTGTTCAGTCGTTAGCTGGTAAAGTTGCTGGTTTGCAAATTAATACTACAAACACTGGAGTGAATTCAACTACTCGTATCGTGTTGCGTGGTAACCGTTCAATTACAGGTAATAACCAAGCTTTGGTTGTAATTGATAACGTTATCTCTACTGCAGGTGTTTTGCAGTCAATTGCTCCGGATATTATTGAATCAACAAACATCTTAAAAGGAGCACAAGGTGCTGCTTTGTACGGAGAGCAAGGTGTTAATGGTGTAATCATTGTTACAACCAAAAAAGGAGCTAAAAGCGGTAAGTTAAATGTGGCAGTAAACTCTGCAATTGACTTCGAAGAAGTAGCGTATGTTCCACAAAGACAAAGACGTTATGGTCAGGGTTGGAATGGTCAGCATGTTACTTATGAGAACGGTGGTTGGGGAGCAGAATTTGATGGTATGATCAGATCTGTTGGTATGCAGCAGGCTGATGGTTCGTACATCATGGCCCCTTATTCATCAATTAAAGATAATATCAAAGAATTCTTTGAAACTGGTACTATCATGCAAAATGGTGTGTCTATCAGTGGAGGTACTTTGGAAGATGGATATGCTTTGATGTCGGCTAACAACCAGAAAACGGAATTCGTAGTTGATGGTGATGAGTTGAACAGAAGTACATTCTCATTCAAAGGAGGAAGAAAGTTTGGTAAATGGACAGTTGAAGGAAATGTTATTTATGTAACTCAAAGAACTGAGACTACTTCTTCAGGTTTGTTTACAGATTTATTACAAACGGCTTCTAACATTCCGGTAGAGCGTTTTGAGCATTCAGGAAATGCAGGTCACTGGACTTCTTACTACAACAACCCTTATTGGTTAAGAGATAATGTTCGTAATACTAACAGATCTGATTTTTGGACTGGAATTGCTACATTAAACTATGAATTTAATAAAAACATTAATGTTAACTATGTAGCTAACGTTCAGACTACAGCAGCTAACTCTATGTCGCATACTAATGGTTATGTTGACCAAATACAAGTTGGTGGAGGTAATCAGACTATTGTTTCTACTTTCGATTCAGCTAATTCAAACTCAAGAAGATATTATGGTGATTTGTTGATTAACTTTGACTATATGCTGACTGAGGATCTTAGTTTAAGAGCCAACATTGGTAACAATATTCAGGATGTTTACACTCAATCTACAAGTGTTGGAGGGGATAACTTGACTATTCCAGGTTTGTACAATATTTCAAACGTTACAGGTGAGGTTAGAAGAGGTAATGGTTTCTCTAGACAAAGAAGATTTGCATTTTTTGGTAACGTAGATTTAGGATATAAAGATTTCTTAAACCTTAACGTAACAGCAAGAAACGACTGGAACTCTACAATGACAGAGACTGAGAAAGATAATTATTTCTATCCATCTGTTGGGGTTTCGTTTATTCCTACAAAACTTGATGTCTTGAACAATAACAGTGTATTGAACTATGCTAAACTTTACGGTAACTATATCGTGGTTGGTAATACTTCAGCTGTAGATGCTTACGGAACAAATGATCTTTATGGTCCTTCTACAGGATATCCATTTGGAGCGTTGAACTCTTTTACTTATACTCAGACTCCGATTGCTAATGATATCAAACCTGAGTTTATGAAAACTTTTGAAATTGGTGGTAATTTTGGATTCCTTAAAGATAGAATTACTTTAGAAGCTGCATACTTTAATACGAAAACTGATGATTTGATCACTAGAAGAAGTGTTTCTGCTGCTTCAGGTATTTCAAGTGTATTGACAAATGTTGGTGAAATGACAACTGATGGTTTTGAAATCGAGTTAGGTTTTGCGCCTATCAGAAATGAAAACTTTGCTTGGGAAAACAGAATTTCTTATTCTCACTCTAAATCGGTTGTAGACAAAGCGGCTCCAGATGCAAAATCAATTGCATTGTTTAATGACTCTGGAAACGGTGTTGGTATCTTTGCTGAAGAAGGAGAAGAATTCCCTTTAATTAAAGGTATTGCTTACGAAAGAGATGGTCAAGGTAGAGTAAAGATTGATCCTACTACAGGTAACCCTATTAAAACTGGTGACTACAAAATCTTAGGAAAAGCTACTCCAGATTATATCATCAACTACAATGGTTCAGTGGAATACAAAGGAATTCGTTTATCTGCGGTAATGGATTACAGAACAGGACACCAATTCTGGTCAGGTACTAAAGACTGGTTGTCTTGGTCAGGTCACTTAGTAGAGTCTGCTGAAGGAGGTCGTACAGGATTTATCTTCCCTAATTCAGTTACAGATTTAGATAAAGACGGAGTTTATGATGATCCTAACAATACTGTAGTGACAGGAGGAAATACATATACTTCTTATTTGAACTATTTCTCTAACGAGTACAGTAATACACCTGAAAATATGGTTTTAGATGCTACTGCATTTAAAATTAGAGAGTTAGCTTTAAGCTACGCTTTACCGACTAAAATGATTGAAAGAGCTGGTTTGACTTCATTACGTTTCGGTGTTAATGCAAGAAATCCATTGACTGTATTACCTAAAGAGAACAGAGGATACAGTGATCCGGAGCAATCTAGAACAAGTGGAAATGATCAAGGTATTGCAGTTACAGGTCAATATCCTGCAACCAGAACTTTCGGTTTCAATGTTAACCTAACTTTTTAA
- a CDS encoding ribonuclease HII: MLLKNFSDYLFEAGTDEAGRGCLAGPVTAAAVILPEGFTSNLLNDSKQLSEKNREKLKPIIEQEALTYKVIHLEPEIIDKINILNASIKAMQECIVNLNPTPEYIIVDGNRFKAVNSIPHSCIVKGDSKYLSIAAASVLAKTYRDEYMNRIHEEFPMYNWKKNKGYPTAEHREAILKYGVTKYHRLSFRLLPEQLKLDF; encoded by the coding sequence ATGCTACTCAAAAATTTTTCCGATTATTTATTTGAAGCCGGCACTGATGAAGCAGGACGAGGTTGTTTGGCCGGACCGGTAACCGCTGCCGCAGTAATTCTTCCCGAAGGTTTTACCTCAAACCTACTGAACGACTCGAAACAACTTTCAGAAAAAAACAGAGAAAAGCTTAAACCCATCATAGAACAAGAAGCCCTTACTTATAAGGTTATACATCTGGAGCCAGAGATCATTGACAAGATCAACATCCTGAACGCTTCTATCAAAGCCATGCAGGAATGCATCGTAAACCTAAATCCAACCCCGGAATATATTATTGTAGACGGCAACCGGTTCAAAGCCGTTAACAGCATACCCCATAGCTGTATTGTCAAAGGAGACAGCAAATATCTAAGCATTGCTGCCGCCTCTGTTTTAGCAAAAACTTACAGAGACGAATACATGAACAGAATCCACGAAGAATTCCCGATGTACAATTGGAAAAAAAACAAAGGCTATCCTACTGCAGAACACAGAGAAGCCATTCTTAAATACGGGGTAACCAAATACCACCGACTATCGTTCCGTTTATTACCGGAGCAGCTGAAACTGGATTTTTAA
- the lipB gene encoding lipoyl(octanoyl) transferase LipB: protein MNKKVQLQDLGQKDYKVTWDFQEELFADIVSRKMAKRENPEIDTPNHFLFVEHPHVYTLGKSGDLSNLLLNEKQLAEKGATFYKINRGGDITYHGPGQIVGYPILDLENFFTDIHKYLRLLEEAIILTLAEYGLQSERSQGETGVWLGVGTPFARKICAMGVRASRWVTMHGFALNVNADLGYFDNIIPCGIKGKAVTSMHVELGRAVDENEVKQKIVKHFADLFEAQIV from the coding sequence ATGAATAAGAAAGTACAGCTGCAGGATTTGGGTCAGAAAGATTATAAGGTTACCTGGGATTTTCAGGAAGAACTTTTTGCTGATATTGTTTCCCGAAAAATGGCCAAGCGGGAAAATCCCGAAATTGACACGCCAAACCATTTTTTGTTTGTTGAGCATCCGCATGTATATACGTTAGGGAAAAGTGGTGATTTGTCTAATTTGCTTCTGAATGAAAAGCAACTGGCGGAAAAAGGAGCGACTTTCTATAAAATAAACCGGGGAGGGGATATTACCTATCACGGTCCGGGTCAGATTGTAGGTTATCCTATTTTGGATCTGGAAAATTTCTTTACCGATATACATAAATACCTTCGCTTGTTGGAAGAAGCAATAATTCTTACTTTAGCTGAATACGGTCTTCAGTCTGAAAGAAGCCAAGGTGAAACTGGGGTATGGCTGGGTGTGGGGACACCGTTTGCCAGAAAAATTTGTGCAATGGGAGTTCGCGCTTCCCGTTGGGTGACCATGCATGGTTTTGCACTAAATGTTAATGCCGATTTGGGGTATTTCGATAATATTATTCCGTGTGGTATAAAAGGCAAGGCGGTAACTTCAATGCATGTGGAGCTGGGAAGGGCTGTTGATGAAAACGAGGTGAAACAGAAAATAGTGAAGCATTTTGCTGACTTATTCGAGGCGCAAATAGTTTAG